agagcagtgggctgggcaacacccaacacctttgcaagattctacaacctccgggtggaaccggtttcgtcccaggtagtggcacgcaacacaagtggataagcccgggatagccggccgggtgtatcgcttgcacatagcgccttccacctccttttgagctgaagacatgcgctgttaattcccagtagtgttcacaaaagttgttccctggttgacttcctccgagccctgtggcagtcgagttttcggagagactcgctgccggcccagtacacgcgctaactaagagcccggttctggggtaggtgctccgcatgtggcggttccctgtaaggctaaccccatgcgatctatatcttccgctagttcgtttccctactggcaaactgtgtcttccttgggcagagcccctcagtctccatgttgtagtaactcctcccccattgggcaggatctaccttgaaggctctccacatggttggaaagaccacgtgatgtattcttccacttaaatatccccccctctcttggggcaaggtgtggtctccgcggtgtcctccccttgggagggacaccccccgactagacctggcggcccagtcagataatcccccttcttttttagggagtggaaaaagagaaggggaaagaggccacgactgggttaagcctgtctctatctctgggtagtcgacttgtccccaaaaagggccattcgacactcataactgtgttgggggaggttacgtgtcgacatggtgcgctggctatgaggcacacagcaagtctgcccaccacacaccgccagttcacgtaacacagttcagccttgtggcgttttgtatagggacccctagtgtcactacatcaacaccaacgtcgagtgagtgacagatagggaacgtcatggttactggtgtaacctccgttccctgatggagggaacgagacgttggtccctcctgccacaatgctgaactacccgctgaaatggccggaccttatatcggctcctcagcgtaaaacctgaatgagtggttgcataccagctccttttatacccgtatgttcgggggagtggcatgcaaataccactcgccaattttcattggccttttatgaaagaccagaggtgtctcgggctcccaagagtgacccctagtgtcactacatcgacaccaacgtctcgttccctccatcagggaacggaggttacaccagtaaccatgacgttgatGGAGCTTAACTCGCATTGCACCCAGAATATTATTTAAATGCTTAAGAGGGAGGACATCTAAATCTAAAATTGCATTGACGTTGAGTTGGATATTAACCACAAGAGACTGCCTCTAGTGATGGAGATAACAGGTTGACATGCCAGCCAAATATCTTTCTGCAGTCATCTGGGAGAGTTCCATGCTCTTATGTGAGCTTCTCTCTGATCTCCAAACACTCTGCTTAGTATGATTTGAATGCCTTTCAGCTAAAATCAGAAATAATTGTTCTTATTCTGACCATTTGGTTTCATTGTGGAGCCAGGGGTCCAAGCAGATTGCTTGGAGAAACATCAGTCAATATCCATAGCGAGCAATGTGCCTCACTACATTTTAAGTCATAGTTCAAACAGCTCAACGTCATTCAGAATCACTCTACTGTTGTCATCACGTATGTATTTGGTTAAATAGAACAGCATGCAATAACTCACTGCTAATCATGACTCATATGTTATATCGTCCAACGGGGGCTTATATGGTGCCGCGAGTTGTCAGAAGCGCTTGGATTCAAAAGCAGAGGGGAGTGGATACAGTAACACCTGGGACAGTGAGGTGTGGCTGCGTTACAAAACCTAGAGACGTGCCAATGAAGGCAGCATTTTTATGGCATAACATTcatgatcacactgtgaatttggccaTAGGAGGTCGAAAGTTTTGTGGCTGAAATTGGCCTGTGCTCACTGCCAatcagtggctgaagctggaagtgttgttgaacgtacaggcatgtgtgagctccagaaatgtccacagtgtggtgccaaaagcgagttctaTTTTTAAtcgtaaattatgtaatacagtcaacaggaatgaatattttattaaccacacaccctaacccaaacctgaaAATTCAACCTCTGATCCATGCTCACCATTGCTTACGTGAATGTGATTACTGCATGGTTTCCATGGCACCGTTCCATCGTGTACAGTTGAATTGATACAAAATGTTTGATGGGGTATGGCGCTTGTTAGTAGCCTAATTCAgcaaatggggttgatttcagggtacattaacTTTCATGTCGGAGCTACATGtcaatttcccatgtgatcatgttgctcccGACTACCTTTTTTGTTCCAAACGGTAGGCAAATTAAGTATGCTgcgctgcctcctaagataccttGTTGCGTCTATGTATGGTATTGCAATGAGCACAGTGAAAACATAAATCCAAAATGTTAGACAAAGCAaaataaatgttgattataaatgtacatacatttcatttgatatataaaaaaactaatgttaaaaacagattaatctaattaaaaaatgAATGGACAGGCTGATTGTAAACTTAGCAACAACTGTAAGATGAGTCTCCTGTGCAGAATGTATCGCAAGCcatttcaacatttaatcacGAGCAGGATATGAATTCTAGATATTTACAGTTAAATTTTCACAAATTAAAATGCTCATTCTTGATACTGTATGAGCAAttgaattactactagtgaaattTCAGTTATCTttaatgtgattgtaactagtaagaaagccttttatgatacatttaattACTCTACAacttattgatatctgaaatccatttttagatatctgaaattaacattgccacttgTGAATaccaaattacagatatcaaaaatgtgcatttgtagttgtaattcaattgttgatatcaggaatggacatttgcgccattaacaatgtaattgttgaaataaaaaaatattgtttgtacTAGTAATTAGTACATTGCTGACATGTGAAATCAGAATTTATAGTACTAGtatgaaattaattatagatagatatctgtaattgagcTTTGAAcgggagtgaatgacagatcattgtgaaattctactagtgaaaatgcaattacagattttTTACCAGTTGAaaatccatttttgatatcaagaatgggtgTGTACACGAGTAATGATGTCAATTTTTTATATCATGAATGAACATTTTATTATAGACATCTATAATCATATCCTGCACataattaaatgtcaaaaggggtTGTTATACAGTGCTATTTGTGCCGTATTGAATTGCTATTTCtttagagcattccaaatcagttacTTAAGAGGTTCCATCTctattaggatgctgccttagaaggtcgCTGTCAATATAGGCAGTAGAAATTAAGGCAGCTAACTAAGTCCCATTGAATAGTTAGTGATAAGGAGTATTTGCATTACTTcattataatatttgtatttattccgGCTACTACGACAAACTATGCAACTATTGTGGAAGTGGAAGCAACTATTTATTGATACAGAAACCAGGTTTATATTGAGGAAAATATATTGTGTGCTAATTTAATCTCCaaccattttaattttggggggaacATTTAATACTCTCCATGCATCAGCACCATAGACAGTAACTCTCACCAAACACAGAGTCCCATCAAAATATGTTTGTGGTGTGTAGAATTTCTACAGAAAACCATTGTAACTCCTTCAATTCAGTCTGTCTGGTTCTAAACAACAAACTAAATAGTATAATTGGACCTACTGTATTTTGATGCCTATTGTTTGAATCATTTTGGTGCATgttaaagggggcactacagagccacCCCCCCCAACGCCCatgcgtgaacttttgcccagccctaattgctgacgactctgatgtgtgtgcaaaatttcatgaaatttaaagcatgccaagtgcctcaaaaacacccaaacataggaagaaaggaataataacaattaatgtgttgccatggcaaaaatatttaaaagataagTATTTAAGgactggtggtggcgtagtggactaaagcactgaactggtaagcaaaaggttgttggttcaatccccacagccaccaccattgtgtccttgagcaaggcacttaactccaggttgctccagggggactgtccctgtaataagggcactgtaagtcactttggataaaagtacataaaatgtaaatgtaagatatcaaatattcctttacaattttacagtcTGTTAAAAgagccatacttcctgctgccagttggtggtgctatgaccgtgacccataatagccacatcaatgtgatcagcccttattaccaaacatacagctgaattttcattaaaatcacacaatgcacacagaagatataaggcacttcctgttttccatttttcgccataaacgtattgcttcgccatggcgacaccattcaaaatataaacaatccgtttgcaatttagcatctaaatatcttggcatgatgttgcacaaatttggtgccagccacatgaatcacctaggaggagtatttaaaagttcagagcctgcaattttcagaaaatccaaaatggccaacttcctgctgggcagagctaatgactgcgagtatgaaagttgttcggctttatGAGAActtgtaccaattttggtgactgtaggtgaaaataggGGTGCTAAAGAGACCCcttttacatgcccattttaaagggggcactacagaaaaagaaaaaaaaaatccttagaagaacaatagggcctctgcactttaagtgcttgggccctaataataataataataacaataataatccttagaagaacaatagggcctccacactttcagtgcttgggccctaataataattagaggtggggaaaaaaattgtttcagcaatgcatcgcgattcatactcaaacgattctgaattgattctcaaaagaatcagaatcgattctgagttcagtttaaatcacggCAGAGCAGTGGCGCGTGCCAAAGGCAGATGTAGAAACAAAGTCGCGAGTTAAGTGCATACTCTAAAGTCTAGTGCACAAAcacgactgtttgcagaccagctgtatcaaagtcatgaccatttgtgcccaaatgaaactacgatcccaaaattctttcacaaacccacgcacatagcaacgggagagtttattcgtgataacaatccaacaaacaacatgaaagatgagctcgcacccattattgcactgatttgcacacaacgggGGAAAACACAGAGGAAAATAATGACGAGGCAGCGGTTCgggagatgttggtgatgttttcatttcATTCTTTTCTTTCGATGCCTTTCTCTACTCTTGCGCGCTCTctatttcattggcttttgctttatTGCCGGTCACTCGCTTGTCAGGGCAGTGCGCAAacctgatgataaaggtttgaaTCCACAGTAGCTTTTGCAACAGGGTCGTGCAATCTTCTACTCGCaaagcaaacagatggaacagtgcatacgagacgcttgatacatttctgaagcaacaactgtgctatttaaaccgctttactatcacctgtgcaggtgaggagaggagaagctgacagctgcactctcatagaagcagatatatctctcatcctggaccagcaacttctAGTTgcggttaaaaataaaaatgaatagcatggcatagattaattttaaataataattcaatactattaaatcatttacaatgcttaaacaaaaataaataaaataatttaatcagttgaagtaatcgtagtcagtgtgttttgatggaaaaccaatatttttttcttgtgattttaagagattttttataaagttctaaagaaagaaattaaaaaactgagatcctcttttaaactatagaatcatttatttaatcttgtggatgttccatgttttgttcacagctcatactgaatgtaaaaggccagtttatgtaatgtgactcgttctgattttttaaaacagctgttaaataaaaaggaaaaaaaagagagtaaaaaataaattttgaagaaactgaaaaaagaaagaaattgaaggacaagatgAAGAGAATAGTTTTATAATCaaatcgttaccctttgaatcgtaatcgaatcgaatcgtgaggccagtgtagattcacacctctaataataatccttagaagaacaatagggcctcctcactttcagtgcttgggccctattaatccttagaagaacaatagggcctcctcactttcagtgcttggtccctattaatccttagaagaacaatagggcctcctcactttcagtgcttgggccctaataatccttagaagaacattAGGGCCTcctcactttcagtgcttgggccctaaataataataataatccttagaagaacaataggtcatcctcactttcagtgcttgggccctaatacaaataataataataatccatagaagaacaatagggtctctgcactttcagtgcttgggccctaaataataataataatccttagaagaacaatagggcatcctcactttcagtgcttgggccctaatacaaataataataataatccatagaagaacaatagggtctctgcactttcagtgcttgggccctaataataataataataataataataatccttaggagaacaatagggcctccgcactttcagtgcttgggccctaatgatTTCAGGGATGGCCCTGTCATCTTGTCCTCAGTCTTGACCCCCTTATTAATCCAAGCTGATCTACAACTACTCAATATCCAATGACTCTTTGCTAGAAAACAATATTAttccaatatgatgaaaaagcaCAAGACAGAACGACCACATCCAATTACTTTCACGTACCTCTCCGTTCTCTGGCCCTGTATATAAAGGTCACTGGATTGATCGTTCATCAAGCTGCAGGCCTGAACAATAAACTTTCAAAATGGATTCTTCAGCATGAGTGAGTACCCTTGCCTTATCTCACGCATGGAATTTATTACTTTCCCAGGAGTTGGTTTTGTTCTCCCCCTCTTTACATCCTCAACCACCCAACCGTTGAAAGCTGACATTCAAAATATTGAAAGCTGCTCAAACTGTACTCAGATTTTTATAAAtaccacaaatgcacacactaaACAATTTGAACTAAGatgaatttgatggaattttctaAATAGATCTTGATGTTCATCACAGGCAGCAAAAACACCTTTCTTTTAGCTGAAGAAGTGCAGTAGTTTgggagcagggttgggagggttactttcagtagtgtagtctagggcatatgcaggcataAGCAATATGCCCACCTATCATTCagaacgagtaggcttttgacccggaactttttcaatctactaacgtgATGCCgtagcaccgttgagtgaattgtgtgctttttattttaaaaagtgtacagagctGCGGGAGGCgtgagcgcaactgatggcactggcaagacagacagtccaactATGTTGAtacaccaatcagaacattcattttgacgtgatttgctaaccaatcatattttcagtttcagtaagggtatcagcgtaaagctcgatgtcgtcatcagaggcggaccggaacatctcccagtccgtgtgatcaaaacagtcttgtagcgtagagtctgattggtccaaccagcactggatcgttctgagggtgggtgcttcctgtttcagtttctgcctgtaagtgggcagaagcagaatggaagagtggtccgatttgccaaatggttggcgggggagggatctgtagccatcccggaagggaaagTAGCAAaagtccaaaacccggtcccctcgtgtgttaaaactaatgtgctggtggtattttggtgcgactgatttgagattggctttattaaagtccccggtcacaatgaacgcggcctcagggtgcacggtttccttcttgcttataatcccgtacagttccttgagttcccggtctgtgtcggcttgtaggggaatgtacacagcagtgataatgtgaattccctcggtagccagaatggtcgacacagaaacatgagaaattccagatcaggagagcagaaagacttgatagaatgtatgttcctctgatcacaccaggatttgttgatcataaaacatacaccaccacctctgcttttacctgagaggtctttcgctctgttcgctcggtgcacggagaaccccgcgggttcaatggctgattctggaatctccgcagacatccaagtttctgtaaggcagataatgcagcagtccctcgtctcccattggaaagagatccgcgctctcagctcgcagagcttgttatccagagactgaacatttgccagtagaatactgggtagtgggggtcgatttgcacggcgtcttactctgatgagaacgccagctctgtttccccttttccttttgcatttccacggccgggctgcccaatcaaagggctccgctggcatgtttgtaaacagcgtgtCGGCAttaaggaatttgaagtccggtttacagtgtgtaattacagaaccaatgtccaaaagtgtttgtctgtcgtagacaataaggcagaaaacatctaagacaaaaaacataagaattgtaatcaaaacaaacaaaacactacaatgttgtgtcggagctcgcaacgcagcagccatactcggcagcATCTTGAGTCCAAGTTTTCTACCTGCTTTGCTTTtctccatgatgtactgtagtgattCCCTCCTGCTCTGTCTTTGTAAATGTAATGAGGGCAATAGTCATCTGCTAGTGCTATCGCTGcctagtggcatcttcatgttaaggtgatagcgggtttaaaggtttaaaaacctaTTGCAATAAAAACGAAAACTAcaacatttttatgattatttttatttttttcagagccatgacaatttattttattttagtttcagtttttcagtTCTGTTGATTCTAATTTTTAAAttcagtttacgaaaatgttttttttacacatagTTTTAGTTTATGAAATAACCTTGGTCGGGACGCCTTTTGTCCTGATTATCAGTCTTAGCTTAAATGTTTTACGAAACTGACATAGTTGTGCTTCGTGCTGCTTCTGTTATGAGAAACAAGTGACAAGTAATGAAAGAATCATTTATTTACGCAAATCAGCCGTACTTTCTCTATGCAGATCCCAGCCTGTGCAAAAATGTCCCCCTTGCTAAATTAAACAAAGTATTAATTTAGGAGTGTCATAGTTGGCAGTAGATGAGCTATATTactaacattagtaaacattttGAGGCTGTGTGAGCTGGGCAAAGTGGAATTGAGAAAAATGAATGAACAGCACGTCTTTTTTTAGGAGCTGTGCTGTATCTAAACAATGCTAGGTTCCTGAAACTGCATGTTGTTTAGATACAAGTTTATAGCAGCAGTTTATGCATTCATTACacaattcttttattttattagcaCCACCTCTGAACCATTAAGTCCCCCCTTTAGCACCCCCTCCAAAAAAATCCACTGGCATAGACTAAAGACTCTGGAATGCTGCTACTGTATTGTATCTGATCCGACTGTAGAAGAACCATGCAAATCTCTCTATCAATCTGTAACACTGTTTCTGCTTTCATCAGCCGAAATCATGGAACATCTACTCACTGTGGGGTGTTGATCCAGATAATGCCCAGGTGACAGTAATAGACACACTCTATGTCCCTATAAGAGTAACACGTGCAGCGTTTGGATCTCGCGCGGGTGTGTGATGTTGCATTGAGCGCTGCTTCTGTCTGCTGATGTAAAACACCAGAAGAGAACTCTTCAGATGAGCGCACGTGCGAGTCTTGACTCTCAAACGTCCCGAACGATGGTGCACCTGTCATATAATAACGAATAATTTTCAAGAGGCAGAACAAAAGTCAAAGCACACTTACATTGCATTGAATTTTCACACATTATTCTCAAAGCTgggcatatacagtaaatatataaaatactttagtatttaaataatataggcgtttttcacattacagttagCTAATGGAAAGTTATGTAAATAAtcttaatgcaaaaaacaaaaagcaaacaaattgtcctaaaatatgcttaattttctTGCAAATGTGCCAAATAACAACCAAATGTTACAATACAATAGGCTAAGTCTGACTTGCTGATATAAACTCACATTCACAAAATGACAGCGTTTCAGTCTATTAGAGCACTTACCCTCGGTGAAAATGTTTACAAGGCTCAAAATCAATAAAACCGCATCGAAAACcatttttgccattttaccgGCGTGCGGCGTCCTTATCAAAAGTGAGCGCGCGCGACCAATCGTTATTCGTGGAAAAAGTTGTCAGACGCGCCTTTCCAGATTTCcaaatacataaaacaaaatcCTCCAAAACAAATCCGTTTCAGCCCATAGAGGAATTCTGAGCATCATCTTCTCCATATGTGAAATAGCTCACGGGGtaaaagaaattgaaaaaaaattaagcgTTCAGGCATTATTTATGTAGCGCGTGCTGACACCACGCCCACTGGTGACCGCGCGCTCACACACGTGCTCACTGCGCACATTGCGCACTGTTATGTTTCACTAACCACGGGAGCATAGTTGTGACGTTAAAGATGACTTGTCAGCATGACATTAGTTAACAGAAGTGCTCTGAGTGCTGTGGAATTCGGATACATCCCTATTACTCCCTTCTAACTAATCTTTCGCAGCGTAGTGAATTCAACCCTAAGCCATTAAGGGTTGCCATCTTCTGAAAAGAAAGCATGGTTCCTGTCTTTCTCGAGCTTAGGAAGACTATGAAATAACAGTAATTAAGATATTATAAGAACCCTATCCTCAGCTTTTACCCAAAGGGAAACAGATATATTTGAAATATTGTAATAATCTCGTATGTACAGGTGTGTCAGGTTTTGGGAAGCTTTATTCAACATTTATTATTTCTGTATAACTTTTATGAATGAACATGTTCTAAATTTGGTGGccataatgaaaaaacaaaaacaaatacaaaacatacaTTTACCAATCATCAAAAACATTTAGAGATGGGAAAAAAAAGGCCACGAATAAACTTTATTAATTTACAAGTTGTATataattaaaagaagaaaaaaaagtaggCATCGCGTCTTCATCTCATCTTTATTTAACTAATTAGTTACAAAAATCAAGAAGAGAAAAATCTTCTATCCATGTTAAAGTATACATTTTCAATTGCCACCGACATGATTTCTAATTTGGTTTctgattttaaatgttactttttccATTTGATATATTCCATTGTGATCTGTTTTAAGGCTGCTATTCTAATTACTCTAAAtgtatattgttctgttttgtttcttAAAGGCAAAGGGAGtttacccaaaataaggttttctggatgGACTAGATGGACTAgtgtgcagttaaatattaaattcatctgtcacttcatcacttcattccaatatattttttatataagacACACGTATAGAATATGATTGACTATAATGACCCTTATTTTCCCCACAATTATGCCAACAAGCCCCTTTTACCAATGATTGTATTTAATAACTGGTGTATTAAAACTCtcatttgtatcttccaagcaTATTTTCTCCCAACACTGGAATTAGTAGTCTGAAATGTATTGTGATATTTCTGCCCAGTGTTGCTGACtgattcttatttttaatatatacagttgtgctcaaaagtttgcataccctggcagaaattgtgaaattttggcattgattttgaaaatatgactgatcatgcaaaaaaacttttatttaaggatagtgatcatatgaagccatttattatcacgtagttgtttggctcctttttaaatcataatgataacagaaatcacccaaatggccctgatcaaaagtttacatacccttgaatgtttggccttgttacagacacacaaggtgacacacacaggtttaaattacaattaaaggttcatttcccacacctgtggctttttaaattgcaattagtgtctgtgtataaatagtcaatgagtttgttagctctcacgtggatgcactgagcaggctagaaactgagccatggggagcagaaaagaactgtcaaaagacctgcgtaacaaggtaatggaactttataaagatggaaaaggatataaaaagatatccaaagccttgaaaatgccagtcagtactgttcaatcacttattaagaagtggaaaattcagggatctcttgataccaagccaaggtcaggtagaccaagaaagatttcagccacaactgcaagaagaattgttcgggatacaaagaaaaacccacaggtaacctcaggagaaatacaggctgctctggaaaaagacggtgtggttgtttcaaggagcacaacatgacgatacttgaacaaaaatgagctgcatggtcgagttgccagaaagaagcttttattgcaccaatgccacaaaaaagcccggttacaatttgcccgacaacaccttgacatgcctcacagcttctggcacacaggcgaatgggcagc
The genomic region above belongs to Myxocyprinus asiaticus isolate MX2 ecotype Aquarium Trade chromosome 28, UBuf_Myxa_2, whole genome shotgun sequence and contains:
- the LOC127418726 gene encoding endothelin-3-like, whose product is MAKMVFDAVLLILSLVNIFTVGTFESQDSHVRSSEEFSSGVLHQQTEAALNATSHTRARSKRCTCYSYRDIECVYYCHLGIIWINTPQHTVPYGLSTYRSPQRFRRSSGTIGFVLHHCKCADHNDALCHNFCDSRLQNTVPDRRLK